The stretch of DNA AAATAGAGGTTCAAACCTTAATTTTTAGTACAGTTGTTATTGAAACACCCCATACGGCTCCTTATTTAAAAAAAGGTACTACTATTCATATATTGTTTAAAGAAACTGAAGTTGTTATTGGGAAAAACACAGATCATCTTGTAAGTATGCAAAATAAGGTACAAGGAGAAATTTCTAAAATAGAAAAGGGTGCTTTATTAAGTAAACTTATCCTTCATACAGCAATTGGAGAGCTCACAGCAATTATAACATCCAATGCAATTGAACAACTAAACTTGCAAGAAGGAGAACATGTTGTTGCTATGATTAAAACAAATGAAATAATGTTATCAAAATGATGGATTGGGAACCTTTACTATTAACTTTCAAATTAGCTTTAATCACAACTTTATTATTATTGGTTATTGCTATTCCTCTAGCTTATTGGCTGGCTCATACTCAATCACGTATAAAACCCATTATTGAGACTTTGGTTAGTATGCCTTTGGTATTGCCTCCTACTGTTTTAGGATTTTATTTACTAGTCACCTTTAGTCCTTCTAATTCATTTGGGGCTTGGTTAAATGATTTTTTTGGAATACAACTTATTTTTTCTTTTAAAGGACTCATTTTTGCTTCAATTATTTATAGCTTGCCTTTTATGGTACATCCCATCCAAGCAGGCTTTTCCAATTTACCTTCCTCTCTTACGGAAGCTTCTTACGCATTAGGTAAGTCAAAAACGACTACCCTTTTTAAAGTACTGTTACCCAATATAAAACCTTCTCTATTAACGGGAATTGTTTTGGCTTTTGCCCATACTATAGGAGAATTTGGCGTGGTATTAATGATTGGCGGAAATATACCTGGAAAAACAAAAGTTGCTTCTATTGCGATATACGATGAGGTTGAAGCCCTTAATTATAGTGCTGCTAATTCATATTCTTTTATTTTATTTATAATTTCCTTTAGTATATTATTAGTCG from Flavobacteriaceae bacterium UJ101 encodes:
- a CDS encoding putative molybdenum transport system permease protein YvgM (could be part of the binding-protein-dependent transport system for molybdenu; probably responsible for the translocation of the substrate across the membrane; Belongs to the binding-protein-dependent transport system permease family. CysTW subfamily; Contains 1 ABC transmembrane type-1 domain.), with the protein product MMDWEPLLLTFKLALITTLLLLVIAIPLAYWLAHTQSRIKPIIETLVSMPLVLPPTVLGFYLLVTFSPSNSFGAWLNDFFGIQLIFSFKGLIFASIIYSLPFMVHPIQAGFSNLPSSLTEASYALGKSKTTTLFKVLLPNIKPSLLTGIVLAFAHTIGEFGVVLMIGGNIPGKTKVASIAIYDEVEALNYSAANSYSFILFIISFSILLVVYLINGGYLKRFGKW